One stretch of Novosphingobium pentaromativorans US6-1 DNA includes these proteins:
- a CDS encoding Lrp/AsnC family transcriptional regulator has product MDALDRKIVEALQKDGALSHPDLAQKVGSTAPSCWRRVKQLEEAGVLRGVVRLADPKLLGQTVKVICQVRMHSHTNENVAEFEALMRGHPQVTECYSMSGDWDYLLHVVAEDVEEYEKFLAHTLLKHPAVGAASSHFALRTVKYETALPIKG; this is encoded by the coding sequence ATGGACGCATTGGACCGAAAGATCGTAGAGGCTTTGCAGAAGGATGGCGCGCTCAGCCATCCCGATCTGGCGCAGAAAGTCGGCAGTACGGCACCGTCATGCTGGCGACGGGTAAAGCAGCTTGAGGAGGCTGGCGTCCTGCGCGGCGTGGTCCGGCTCGCCGATCCCAAGCTGCTCGGGCAGACGGTCAAGGTGATCTGCCAGGTTCGCATGCACAGCCACACGAACGAAAACGTCGCCGAGTTCGAAGCGCTGATGCGCGGACATCCGCAGGTCACGGAATGCTATTCGATGTCGGGGGATTGGGATTACCTGCTCCACGTCGTTGCCGAGGACGTGGAGGAATATGAGAAGTTCCTGGCCCACACCTTGCTCAAGCATCCGGCCGTGGGCGCGGCCTCGTCCCATTTCGCCCTGCGCACGGTGAAGTACGAGACGGCGCTGCCGATCAAGGGATAG
- the fahA gene encoding fumarylacetoacetase, producing MTFWQTDATHDPALASWVESAKGHRDFPIQNLPLGVFSPAGETPRIGVAIGDMILDLSACAKAGLLPDAASSAAGSDSLNAFMALPEGDRKALRAILSQMLADNDQRSAVEPHLHRAGTCTLHLPARIGDYTDFYVGIHHANNVGRQFRPDNPLLPNYKYVPIGYHGRASSIRASGVPLVRPTGQRKPPEADAPVVGPSVRLDYELELGVWIGQGNELGTPIPISEAANHIAGFCLLNDWSARDFQAWEYQPLGPFLAKNFHSTISPWVVTPEAMAPFRMAQPPRPEGDPAPLGYLSDDEDRSHGALAVTLEVFLSSAKMREAGMEPFRLSRGPASNMYWTVQQIVTHHASNGCNLQAGDLLGTGTISAPTRDGFGSLLELTSGGKEPISLPSGETRTFLEDGDEVTLRATAHAEGYVSIGFGECRAAVLPAR from the coding sequence ATGACCTTCTGGCAGACCGACGCGACGCACGATCCGGCACTCGCAAGCTGGGTCGAAAGCGCCAAGGGACACCGCGATTTCCCGATCCAGAACCTTCCGCTCGGCGTATTCTCCCCGGCCGGCGAGACTCCGCGCATAGGCGTAGCGATCGGCGACATGATCCTCGACCTTTCTGCCTGCGCCAAGGCGGGACTGCTACCCGATGCAGCGTCCTCTGCCGCAGGCTCGGACAGCCTGAATGCGTTCATGGCGCTGCCCGAGGGCGACCGGAAGGCCCTGCGCGCCATCCTGAGCCAGATGCTTGCCGACAACGACCAGCGCAGTGCCGTCGAACCGCACCTTCACCGCGCCGGGACCTGCACCCTGCACCTGCCCGCGCGGATCGGCGACTACACCGATTTCTACGTCGGCATCCATCACGCCAACAATGTCGGACGCCAGTTCCGGCCGGACAATCCACTGCTGCCCAATTACAAGTACGTGCCCATCGGATACCATGGCCGCGCCTCCTCGATCCGCGCATCGGGCGTGCCGCTCGTGCGCCCGACCGGCCAGCGCAAGCCACCCGAAGCCGACGCGCCAGTGGTCGGACCGAGCGTGCGGCTCGATTATGAACTGGAACTGGGCGTGTGGATCGGTCAGGGCAACGAACTGGGTACACCGATCCCGATTTCAGAAGCCGCGAACCATATAGCCGGGTTCTGCCTGCTGAACGACTGGTCGGCTCGCGATTTCCAGGCGTGGGAATACCAGCCGCTCGGCCCCTTCCTTGCCAAGAACTTCCACTCGACGATCTCGCCGTGGGTCGTCACGCCCGAGGCCATGGCCCCCTTCCGCATGGCCCAGCCCCCGCGGCCCGAGGGCGACCCTGCCCCGCTCGGCTATCTCTCGGACGACGAAGACCGCTCGCACGGCGCGCTTGCCGTAACTCTGGAGGTTTTCCTGAGCAGCGCAAAGATGCGCGAGGCCGGCATGGAGCCCTTCCGCCTGAGCCGCGGTCCGGCGAGCAACATGTACTGGACCGTCCAGCAGATCGTCACCCACCACGCATCGAACGGCTGCAACCTGCAAGCCGGCGACCTGCTGGGCACCGGCACCATCTCCGCACCGACCCGCGACGGCTTCGGCAGCTTGCTGGAGCTGACAAGCGGCGGCAAGGAGCCGATCTCCCTGCCCTCCGGCGAGACCCGCACGTTCCTGGAGGACGGAGACGAAGTCACCTTGCGCGCAACGGCACATGCCGAGGGCTACGTCTCCATCGGATTCGGCGAATGCCGCGCGGCGGTCTTGCCGGCACGCTGA
- a CDS encoding TetR/AcrR family transcriptional regulator, with protein MTKELGKRELNKARKRAEIVAIATHSFLENGYAATSMSAIADELGGSKTTLWSHFSSKEELFIAVVDDRVDCFGKDMEAALEDNRFSASNLRKICIAVLQKLIEENSRRLFALVLAEGSRFPEIVEAFYTRGPSRLRSDMRDYFASHFDQRDAEELSRVVRAALLGFRSDAIIRPIMPTKAEIEAFVDVLLSRLGLDKIAPIEA; from the coding sequence ATGACAAAAGAACTGGGAAAGCGGGAACTCAACAAGGCGCGTAAACGCGCCGAGATCGTCGCCATTGCGACTCATTCATTTTTGGAAAACGGCTACGCAGCCACTAGCATGTCGGCCATAGCCGATGAACTTGGCGGATCAAAGACCACGCTTTGGTCCCATTTCTCCTCCAAGGAGGAGCTCTTCATCGCGGTCGTCGACGATCGCGTCGACTGCTTCGGCAAAGACATGGAAGCGGCGCTCGAAGACAACCGGTTCAGCGCCTCCAATTTGCGCAAGATCTGCATTGCCGTGCTCCAGAAACTCATCGAAGAGAATTCACGCCGCCTCTTTGCCCTGGTGCTGGCAGAAGGAAGCCGGTTTCCGGAAATCGTCGAAGCCTTCTACACGCGCGGCCCCTCCCGCCTGCGCAGCGACATGCGGGACTATTTCGCCAGCCACTTCGACCAGCGCGACGCCGAAGAGCTTTCGCGAGTGGTTCGCGCCGCCCTTCTCGGCTTCCGGTCCGATGCGATCATCAGACCCATAATGCCGACCAAGGCAGAGATTGAGGCCTTCGTGGATGTGCTTCTGTCACGCCTCGGGCTGGACAAGATTGCGCCGATCGAGGCCTGA